The genomic stretch TGCGGTCCTCATCAAGTTGGCGAGCTGTGCAGAGTGGTGTGGGCACTTTAACGGTGTTACCAAATTTGGAGTAGTCCACAGAATATCGGCCGTCCTCCTCGGCCACAATGGGAACAAAGCGCTGCCCCCATAGAATCTCGTCAGCTAGGTAGGAGGTGCGGGCCTGTGTGGTAATGCCTGTAGTTTCTACCACGCCTTCCAGAATGACAATGATCTCCAGGTCTTGGTGGTGGTGCAGGTCACTAGGAGCCAGGTCGTAGAGAGGGCTGTTGGAGTCGATGACGTGGTAGATGATGAGCGGGGCCACCAGGAAGATGCTGTTGCCACCCACGCCATTCTCCATGGGGATGTCCACCTGGTGGAGAGGCACGACCTCACCCTCAGGGCTGGTGGTCTTGCGCACCACCTGCATGTGGATGGTGGCGCTGATGATCATGCTCTTTCGGAGATCCCCCACGCGAAGCATGAAGCAGAGGCGGCCATGTCGCAGGGTGATCACAGCATGCTTGCTGAAGATGAGGGTTTCTGCTCTCCGATGGGCCTGCGCCGTCTTCATGAAGATGCAGCCCAGCATGATGGCATTGATCATTAGCCCTACGATATTCTGTACAATGAGAATCAGGATGGCCAGAGGACATTCCTCTGTCACCATGCGCCCGCCGAAACCAATAGTCACCTGGACCTcgatggagaagaggaaggcagacGAAAAGGAGTGGATGCTTGTGACGCAGGGCACAGTGGTGCCCTCTCCGGGGGCCAGGTCACCGTGGGAGAAGGCAATGAGCCACCAGACCATGGCGAAGAGCAGCCAGCTGCACAGGAAGGACATGGTGAAAATGAGCAGCGTGTGGGGCCATTTGAGGTCCACCAGCGTGGTGAACACATCCTGCAGGAAGCGGCCCTGCTCTCGAATGTTCTTGTGGGCGACGTTGCAGTTGCCTTTCTTGGACACGAAGCGGGCCCTCCTTTCCCGAGCACGATACCTGGGCTCTGTAGGGTCCTCTGCCAGACGGGTCAGCACGTATTCCTCAGGGATAATGCCCTTTCGGGACAGCATGGCTCCGTTGGCCCCAGGAAGGGGCTTCCCCCATGGGGGAGCACTACACTGACCTTGCCTATGGTCTCTTTGTGGGATCCCCTCTTTGAGCTCTCTCCTCCTTGGGCTACCCTAAGCTTGTACCAACCTCTTGC from Arvicola amphibius chromosome 12, mArvAmp1.2, whole genome shotgun sequence encodes the following:
- the Kcnj11 gene encoding ATP-sensitive inward rectifier potassium channel 11, producing the protein MLSRKGIIPEEYVLTRLAEDPTEPRYRARERRARFVSKKGNCNVAHKNIREQGRFLQDVFTTLVDLKWPHTLLIFTMSFLCSWLLFAMVWWLIAFSHGDLAPGEGTTVPCVTSIHSFSSAFLFSIEVQVTIGFGGRMVTEECPLAILILIVQNIVGLMINAIMLGCIFMKTAQAHRRAETLIFSKHAVITLRHGRLCFMLRVGDLRKSMIISATIHMQVVRKTTSPEGEVVPLHQVDIPMENGVGGNSIFLVAPLIIYHVIDSNSPLYDLAPSDLHHHQDLEIIVILEGVVETTGITTQARTSYLADEILWGQRFVPIVAEEDGRYSVDYSKFGNTVKVPTPLCTARQLDEDRSLLDALTLASARGPLRKRSVAVAKAKPKFSISPDSLS